A genomic stretch from Phoenix dactylifera cultivar Barhee BC4 unplaced genomic scaffold, palm_55x_up_171113_PBpolish2nd_filt_p 000412F, whole genome shotgun sequence includes:
- the LOC103719376 gene encoding putative cis-zeatin O-glucosyltransferase, giving the protein MALLGEPEETQRHGVAVVVVPFPSQGHLNQLLHLSLHLSSHGLSVHYATSPSHILQAKSRLQGWHPNSLQSIHFHDLPLPPVSTPPPKPGALSSHLQPLREALLANLRAPLASLLRSLSAASPRLVVIYDSLVSLAAQEAMAFPNAEVYCFRTTPASFLLPFISASSQGKPDAILASFEGCFPPALVDFIITNHRLRESVAEAGILINTCRPVEGEFIDRLAREPSFQGKTLFAIGPLNPTILSREDLGRRQHGCLEWLDKQPPASVVYVSFGTLSTVPDEQIEELAVGLQRSRQRFIWVCREADRGFVHGESQLQRKLPAEYERMVEGVGMVVRGWAPQLEILAHPATGAFMSHCGWNSCMESISMGVPILAWPMQSDQPSNAVLVTQHLKVGIMAREWARRKEIVSSAGIEESIKKVMVYDGGKELRKRAKALAEAVREAMAKGGSSRAELDSFIARVSR; this is encoded by the coding sequence ATGGCACTCCTTGGAGAACCGGAAGAGACCCAACGCCATGGGGTGGCCGTGGTGGTGGTGCCCTTCCCATCCCAAGGCCACCTCAACCAGCTCCTCCACCTCTCCCTCCACCTCTCCTCCCATGGCCTCTCCGTCCACTACGCCACCTCTCCCTCCCACATCCTCCAAGCCAAGTCTAGACTCCAAGGTTGGCACCCAAACTCCCTTCAATCCATCCACTTCCATgacctccccctccctcctgtCTCCACTCCACCCCCCAAACCCGGCGCCCTCTCCTCCCACCTCCAGCCCCTGCGCGAAGCCCTCCTCGCCAACCTCCGAGCGCCCCTCGCCTCGCTTCTCCGCTCCCTCTCCGCCGCTTCCCCCCGCCTCGTCGTCATCTACGACTCCCTCGTCTCCTTGGCCGCTCAAGAAGCCATGGCATTCCCCAACGCCGAGGTCTACTGCTTTCGAACAACCCCGGCTTCCTTCCTTCTCCCCTTTATTTCGGCCTCCTCTCAAGGCAAGCCGGACGCAATCCTCGCCTCCTTCGAAGGCTGCTTCCCGCCAGCTTTGGTGGATTTTATCATCACGAATCATCGTCTACGCGAATCCGTCGCGGAAGCCGGAATTCTCATAAACACATGCAGGCCGGTGGAGGGTGAATTCATTGACCGCTTAGCTCGAGAACCTTCTTTCCAAGGTAAGACGCTTTTCGCAATTGGCCCCTTAAATCCTACTATTCTGAGCAGAGAAGATCTTGGCCGGCGACAGCACGGCTGCTTGGAATGGCTCGACAAGCAGCCCCCGGCGTCCGTCGTGTACGTCTCCTTCGGAACCTTGTCGACGGTACCCGACGAGCAGATCGAAGAGCTCGCGGTCGGGCTGCAGCGCAGCAGGCAGCGCTTCATCTGGGTTTGCAGAGAAGCCGACCGGGGGTTTGTTCACGGCGAGTCTCAGCTGCAGAGGAAGCTGCCGGCCGAGTACGAAAGGATGGTAGAGGGAGTGGGAATGGTGGTGAGAGGTTGGGCGCCGCAGCTCGAGATCTTGGCCCACCCGGCGACGGGGGCGTTCATGAGCCATTGCGGGTGGAATTCGTGCATGGAGAGCATCAGCATGGGCGTGCCGATCTTGGCGTGGCCGATGCAGTCGGACCAGCCCAGCAACGCTGTGCTGGTGACTCAACACTTGAAGGTTGGGATCATGGCGAGGGAGTGGGCTCGCCGTAAGGAGATCGTGTCGTCGGCGGGTATAGAGGAGTCGATCAAGAAGGTGATGGTGTATGATGGAGGGAAGGAGCTTAGGAAGCGAGCGAAGGCTTTGGCTGAAGCGGTTCGAGAAGCCATGGCTAAAGGAGGATCGTCTCGAGCTGAACTGGACTCATTCATTGCCCGTGTCTCCAGATGA